The following are encoded in a window of Chthoniobacterales bacterium genomic DNA:
- a CDS encoding FAD-dependent oxidoreductase — MVGAAGGAAAVYETMVAMGLLATPTAFAGPPNTSGAPGKGKSVLVLGAGVAGLVAAYRLRQAKYSVTVIEASNRIGGRNFTVSTATANHGNVIVENGSSQQCKFVGDPSKQYFEAGPGRIPYHHIALLELCRELTIALEPYIMETRTNRFQKNGAFDNAAVENRRIANDTRGYIASLLAKAVDKGALDEELTPFQLGDLGKTRLLNLLGTFGNIGSKPFDYTGSTRSGYIVDPGVTEAGTQPPKLDLAALLESEFWTHRFYQPEDYLWQPTLFQPKGGMRFIVSTIVNAFDRLPQTDPRSEIITGAPVTEIKNGNDGVVVTVGGKPRAAHYCFSTIPLPLLSGLPKTGFTEKFLQAVRVVQFAKTCKVGWQAESRFWEELRLNPGAGPPDRKNGPQIFGGISWTNHDITQMWYPSEGFFGKGPAILTGAYNYDAVADAFGNLSLKERLELAQQGGQLLHPEFKREVPLDRGLSIAWQRVPFIGGGWANWNRNDPQHRDAYNQLLSPDKRFYVGGDQVSYLPGWQEGAVLSAYHVVKQIIEGRPTLAALEKGEELPAPDTASSVGSR; from the coding sequence ATGGTGGGGGCTGCCGGAGGCGCGGCCGCGGTCTACGAGACCATGGTGGCCATGGGCTTGCTGGCGACGCCGACGGCGTTTGCCGGGCCTCCGAATACCAGTGGGGCGCCCGGCAAAGGAAAATCGGTGCTTGTGCTGGGGGCGGGCGTTGCCGGTTTGGTCGCCGCCTATCGATTGCGCCAAGCGAAGTATTCCGTCACCGTGATCGAAGCTTCGAACCGTATCGGTGGCCGAAATTTCACGGTCAGCACCGCCACTGCCAATCACGGCAATGTCATTGTCGAAAACGGGTCGAGTCAGCAATGCAAATTCGTCGGAGATCCGTCCAAGCAATATTTCGAAGCCGGTCCCGGGCGCATTCCGTACCACCATATCGCTCTGCTGGAGCTGTGTCGCGAGCTCACCATTGCGCTGGAACCGTACATCATGGAAACGCGGACCAATCGTTTCCAGAAAAATGGAGCCTTCGACAATGCCGCAGTCGAGAACCGCCGGATCGCCAACGATACCCGGGGTTATATCGCATCGTTGCTGGCCAAGGCAGTAGATAAGGGGGCGCTGGACGAGGAGCTGACGCCCTTCCAGCTAGGGGATCTCGGCAAGACAAGGCTGTTGAACTTGCTGGGCACCTTCGGCAACATCGGATCGAAGCCTTTCGATTACACAGGATCAACGCGCAGCGGCTATATCGTCGATCCGGGCGTGACCGAGGCGGGCACTCAGCCGCCCAAACTCGACCTGGCGGCGCTGTTGGAATCCGAATTCTGGACGCACAGGTTCTATCAGCCGGAAGACTATCTGTGGCAGCCTACCTTGTTTCAGCCGAAGGGCGGCATGCGATTCATCGTCAGTACGATTGTCAACGCTTTTGACAGACTCCCGCAAACCGATCCCCGCAGTGAGATCATAACGGGAGCTCCAGTGACAGAAATCAAAAATGGCAACGACGGCGTTGTCGTCACCGTGGGCGGCAAGCCTCGTGCCGCGCATTATTGCTTCAGCACGATTCCGCTGCCGTTGCTCTCGGGGTTGCCCAAAACTGGTTTCACCGAGAAATTCCTTCAGGCGGTCAGGGTCGTCCAGTTTGCCAAAACCTGCAAAGTCGGCTGGCAGGCGGAGAGCCGGTTCTGGGAAGAACTCCGGCTCAATCCGGGGGCTGGCCCACCGGATCGAAAAAACGGCCCGCAGATTTTTGGAGGCATCAGCTGGACCAATCATGACATTACCCAGATGTGGTATCCGTCGGAGGGTTTCTTTGGAAAAGGGCCGGCCATTCTCACGGGGGCTTACAACTACGACGCCGTAGCAGACGCGTTCGGCAACCTGTCGCTAAAAGAAAGACTCGAGCTTGCGCAGCAAGGCGGGCAGCTGTTGCATCCTGAATTCAAGCGCGAAGTGCCGTTGGACAGAGGCCTGTCCATCGCATGGCAGCGCGTGCCGTTTATTGGGGGCGGGTGGGCGAACTGGAATCGAAATGACCCGCAACACAGGGATGCATACAATCAACTGCTCAGCCCCGATAAGCGATTCTATGTGGGCGGCGATCAGGTATCTTACCTGCCAGGCTGGCAGGAGGGCGCCGTCTTGTCGGCCTATCACGTGGTCAAACAAATAATCGAAGGCCGCCCAACGTTGGCCGCCCTGGAGAAGGGCGAAGAGTTGCCCGCACCGGATACCGCGAGCAGCGTCGGATCGCGTTGA
- a CDS encoding ABC transporter permease produces MRASFRSLATRFLRRSQTDRELDEELRSHIEHRLADLERSGLDRAAAERQARIEFGSHERFKEECREALGGNFLEGVIQDARFSFRALRRAPGFFLIAVLTLALGIGATVAAFSVVNVVLLRPFGFLEPDRLVWIYSQRPDNPRTNFSVPEYCDYRDQNNSFEGLAAVASFNPSLADAGRAERVQGVRMTANAFGLFGIRPLLGRTLVAADDRSGAPPVVVISHGLWSRRYGKDPGVIGRSVNLNGETREIVGVLPDSFALPNLDSDIVVPLQPDSDPRRNARNSVNFLRMMGRLKPGVTSQQAHAELDSIRQNLHRQFPDFYTGKIGITMVRLTEEIVTNIRAVLITIFCAAGAVLLIGCINIAGISLARAAARQRELAVRTALGASRGRLTRLLLVESFILVLAGGSLGVILEIWGQRGLLRLVPTDLPRIESFSIDWQVFAFTSLLVLLATLVCGLAPAWLLSRSDLRDSLLSGGRGSVGGQTQSRLRTGLVIGQIALALVLLVNAGLLFRSFVRVSREQPGFDSSDLMAARFSLPQVGYTDRAAIVQFYEQLQPRLAAMPGVKATGLVSILPLAPKSISFIHFTRPDLPPGKPEDTPSTNYRIISPDYFRAMGIPLLGGRYFSEEDNGERPPVAIISAVLAKNHFADRSPIGQRVLIDDTDAEPRPVEIVGVVGAVKQTNLEMPAKADIYLPLRQVPKDGVPFLRNSTYWVMKMLPGEREVDQFLQTEIRKVDPNIAVSRARPMSEVVGAALAARRFSLLIIGCFASAAVFLAAAGLYAVISYGVQQRTREIGVRLALGATHRSILGMIFKEGTFLLAVGTATGVAIALSMAKLLANQMYGVSERDPLSFAAVTLLLAMVSLLACWLAARRALRVDPIVALRSD; encoded by the coding sequence ATGAGAGCGTCTTTTCGTTCGCTGGCCACGAGATTCCTCCGTCGCTCGCAAACCGATCGCGAGCTGGACGAGGAACTTCGCTCGCACATCGAACATCGCCTCGCCGACTTGGAACGGTCCGGCTTGGACCGGGCCGCCGCTGAGCGCCAGGCGCGGATCGAATTTGGGAGTCACGAACGCTTCAAGGAGGAATGCCGCGAAGCGCTCGGCGGGAATTTTCTCGAGGGCGTGATTCAAGACGCGCGTTTCAGTTTTCGCGCCTTGCGCCGGGCGCCGGGATTCTTTTTGATCGCGGTCCTCACCCTTGCCTTGGGAATCGGCGCTACCGTGGCGGCCTTTAGCGTCGTCAACGTTGTCCTTCTGCGCCCCTTCGGTTTTTTGGAGCCGGATCGGCTGGTGTGGATCTACTCGCAACGGCCGGATAATCCGCGCACGAATTTTTCCGTACCCGAATACTGCGATTATCGGGACCAGAACAACTCGTTCGAGGGCTTGGCCGCCGTCGCTTCATTCAATCCGAGTCTGGCGGACGCAGGTCGCGCCGAGCGGGTCCAGGGGGTCCGAATGACGGCGAACGCTTTCGGTCTTTTCGGGATCCGGCCTTTGCTCGGGAGGACGCTCGTTGCGGCCGACGATCGAAGTGGCGCGCCCCCGGTCGTCGTGATCAGTCACGGCCTCTGGTCGCGGCGATATGGCAAAGACCCGGGAGTGATTGGTCGCAGCGTGAATTTGAACGGCGAGACGAGGGAGATCGTCGGTGTGCTGCCGGACAGTTTCGCCCTCCCTAATCTCGACAGCGACATTGTCGTTCCTTTGCAGCCGGATTCCGATCCGCGCCGGAACGCGCGGAACTCGGTAAATTTTCTGCGGATGATGGGCCGACTCAAACCAGGCGTCACGTCGCAACAGGCGCACGCCGAGCTCGATTCCATTCGGCAGAATCTTCACCGGCAGTTCCCCGATTTTTACACGGGAAAAATTGGGATAACGATGGTCCGGCTGACGGAGGAAATCGTCACCAACATCCGGGCGGTGTTGATCACGATTTTCTGCGCGGCCGGCGCTGTTCTTCTCATCGGCTGCATCAACATTGCCGGAATTTCCCTGGCGCGCGCGGCTGCGCGCCAGCGGGAGCTGGCCGTGCGCACGGCGTTGGGAGCGAGCCGCGGTCGACTAACCCGGCTTCTGCTGGTGGAGAGTTTCATCCTTGTCCTGGCCGGCGGGTCGTTAGGCGTGATCCTCGAAATTTGGGGACAGCGCGGCCTTCTTCGCCTGGTTCCCACGGACCTGCCCAGGATCGAAAGTTTTTCCATCGACTGGCAGGTATTTGCCTTCACCAGTCTTCTCGTTTTGCTGGCCACGCTTGTCTGCGGTCTGGCGCCGGCGTGGTTGCTCTCACGCTCCGACCTCCGTGATTCGCTTCTCTCGGGAGGCCGCGGCTCCGTCGGCGGGCAAACGCAATCCCGCCTCCGCACGGGCCTGGTTATCGGCCAGATTGCTCTGGCGCTCGTTCTCCTCGTTAATGCCGGTCTGTTGTTCCGGAGTTTTGTCCGGGTCAGCCGGGAACAACCGGGATTCGATTCCTCCGATCTGATGGCGGCGCGCTTTTCTCTGCCCCAAGTCGGGTACACCGATCGCGCGGCGATCGTGCAATTCTACGAACAGCTGCAACCTCGCCTCGCCGCGATGCCCGGCGTGAAAGCGACCGGACTCGTCTCGATTCTGCCGCTTGCACCCAAGAGCATTTCTTTCATTCACTTCACCCGCCCCGATTTGCCCCCGGGAAAACCAGAAGACACGCCGTCGACCAATTACCGGATCATTAGTCCCGATTACTTTCGCGCCATGGGGATTCCGCTGCTTGGCGGCCGTTATTTCTCCGAGGAAGACAACGGCGAGCGTCCTCCGGTTGCGATCATTAGCGCGGTGCTCGCGAAAAACCATTTTGCCGATCGGTCGCCGATCGGACAGCGTGTTCTGATCGATGATACCGACGCCGAACCGAGACCGGTAGAGATCGTCGGAGTAGTTGGCGCGGTGAAACAGACGAACCTGGAAATGCCAGCGAAGGCGGACATCTATTTGCCGCTGCGACAAGTCCCGAAGGACGGCGTTCCATTCCTGCGCAACAGCACCTACTGGGTGATGAAAATGTTGCCCGGAGAGAGGGAGGTCGACCAGTTTTTGCAGACGGAAATCCGCAAGGTCGACCCAAACATAGCAGTGAGCCGCGCCCGGCCCATGAGCGAAGTCGTTGGCGCGGCGCTGGCGGCGAGACGATTCAGTCTCTTAATCATTGGATGCTTTGCCAGCGCGGCGGTGTTTCTGGCCGCGGCGGGGCTGTATGCTGTGATCTCATACGGCGTTCAACAACGGACGCGCGAGATCGGCGTCCGCCTCGCCCTGGGCGCAACGCATCGAAGTATCCTGGGAATGATTTTCAAAGAGGGAACGTTCCTCCTCGCGGTCGGCACTGCCACCGGCGTCGCGATTGCGCTCAGCATGGCGAAACTCCTCGCGAATCAAATGTACGGAGTGAGCGAACGCGACCCACTCAGTTTCGCCGCCGTGACTCTCTTGCTCGCGATGGTTTCCCTCCTGGCGTGCTGGCTCGCGGCGCGCCGCGCCCTGCGAGTCGATCCGATCGTTGCTCTGCGATCCGACTAG
- a CDS encoding aminotransferase class IV gives MAATVNVNGRISGEHEAVIPVFDHGFLYGEGIYETLRTYDGRLFLFDRHLRRLRNSARLIDLPLPFTDDELAARIQETIAAANLPLAPRSGRPQEAYVRVLVTRGVGELTYDPKATPTPSSVIIVKPLSPPSAETYEKGVRVVLTGVVRNHPQSVNPMIKSNNLMNSALAAQEALKRGGFEAVMRNYRGELTEGTQSNLFIVSNGSALTPPLACGLLPGITREFLFEIGPEIGVEVREQVLRDDDLFAANEAFLTSTTREVLPIVAVDDRAIGAGRPGPITLQLLDAFRARICSGGL, from the coding sequence ATGGCTGCGACCGTAAATGTAAATGGACGAATCTCCGGCGAGCACGAAGCCGTCATTCCTGTCTTCGACCATGGGTTTCTTTACGGCGAAGGAATTTACGAAACGTTGCGAACCTATGATGGCCGCCTGTTTCTCTTCGATCGCCACCTGCGCCGGTTACGAAATTCGGCGCGGCTGATCGATCTGCCCCTTCCCTTCACTGACGACGAGCTGGCGGCGCGCATCCAGGAAACGATCGCCGCCGCGAACCTTCCTCTAGCACCGCGCTCTGGCCGCCCACAGGAAGCCTACGTCCGCGTTCTCGTCACCCGCGGCGTCGGCGAGCTGACCTACGACCCAAAAGCGACCCCGACGCCTTCGTCGGTCATCATTGTCAAACCGCTTTCCCCGCCTTCCGCCGAGACCTACGAAAAAGGAGTGCGCGTTGTCCTGACCGGCGTCGTCCGGAACCACCCGCAATCGGTGAACCCGATGATCAAGAGCAATAACCTCATGAATTCGGCCCTCGCCGCGCAGGAGGCCTTGAAGCGGGGCGGCTTCGAAGCTGTGATGCGAAATTATCGCGGCGAGCTCACCGAGGGCACGCAGTCCAATTTGTTTATCGTCAGCAATGGCTCCGCGCTCACCCCGCCTCTCGCATGCGGGCTGCTCCCCGGAATCACGCGCGAGTTCCTGTTCGAAATCGGCCCCGAAATCGGAGTTGAGGTTCGCGAACAGGTCCTGCGCGACGACGATCTCTTCGCGGCCAATGAAGCCTTTCTCACCAGCACCACCCGCGAAGTGTTGCCCATCGTCGCTGTCGATGATCGAGCAATTGGCGCCGGCAGACCTGGCCCCATCACGCTTCAGCTGCTCGACGCCTTCCGCGCCCGGATCTGTAGCGGCGGTCTCTGA
- a CDS encoding PadR family transcriptional regulator, with product MSDEAELLPGTLDLLILKAVSLGPLHGYGVLLRIGQISGQKLLIEQGALYPALFRLVRQGLLKAEWDKSDNNRRAKYYELTAKGRKRLREETEWWNRLAAAVATVLAAEPEKA from the coding sequence ATGAGCGACGAAGCTGAACTTCTGCCCGGAACTCTGGATCTTCTCATTTTGAAGGCGGTCTCCCTCGGGCCGCTCCACGGCTACGGCGTCCTCCTGCGCATCGGGCAAATCTCGGGGCAAAAACTTCTGATCGAGCAGGGGGCGCTTTACCCGGCTCTCTTTCGGCTGGTCCGGCAGGGCCTGCTCAAGGCAGAGTGGGATAAGTCGGACAACAATCGCCGCGCCAAGTATTACGAGTTGACGGCGAAAGGCCGCAAGCGTCTGCGCGAAGAAACGGAGTGGTGGAATCGTTTGGCGGCGGCAGTGGCTACGGTCCTGGCGGCGGAACCTGAGAAAGCATGA
- a CDS encoding DUF1203 domain-containing protein, with the protein MTTSNFRIVPLPTDVADAAREAARRGARDHAIVNVAAPHTAPCRHCLRWAQPGERVILFPYASIPPDRPYTESGPIFVHEAPCESYGATNNYPPDFRQGRVLRAYDSQDNMIDASVVEGEEPEAVIAKLFQNPEAAFLQARSATRGCFTFRVERASP; encoded by the coding sequence ATGACAACTTCCAACTTTCGTATTGTTCCTTTGCCGACCGACGTTGCCGACGCTGCGCGCGAAGCGGCCAGGCGCGGTGCGCGCGACCACGCCATCGTTAACGTTGCCGCACCGCACACCGCTCCCTGCCGTCATTGTTTGCGCTGGGCGCAACCAGGCGAGCGCGTGATCCTGTTTCCCTACGCTTCCATTCCGCCCGATCGTCCCTATACCGAAAGCGGGCCGATCTTCGTCCACGAAGCGCCTTGTGAATCGTATGGCGCGACGAACAACTACCCGCCCGATTTTCGCCAGGGCCGCGTTCTGCGGGCTTACGATTCGCAAGACAATATGATCGATGCCTCTGTCGTGGAGGGCGAGGAACCCGAAGCCGTGATCGCGAAATTATTCCAGAATCCGGAGGCGGCCTTTCTCCAGGCCCGCAGCGCCACGCGCGGTTGCTTCACCTTCAGAGTCGAGCGGGCTTCTCCTTGA
- a CDS encoding ornithine cyclodeaminase family protein, giving the protein MKSEPTLLLSRSEVAQLLMMPECIDAVEKMFRRLGEGKLPPPGILGIKSKEGGLHIKAGLLPGERDFIVAKLNTNFPHNRARHDLPTIQGLIVVCDGENGRPLAVMDSIDITIKRTAAASAVAAKYLARPDSSTATICGCGQQAAAQVSAICAVLPLRKIYAFDADFAAAENFAATLTAESSISIEPLRDLCSALERSDVCVTCTTATQFFVRREDVRPGTFIAAVGADDSHKQEIEPALMASAKVVADNLDQSCTIGDLHHAIAAGLMRKEDVHGELSELVAGKKPGRAGDNEITIFDSTGIALEDAVAAVAVYEKACRQGIATRFDFVQ; this is encoded by the coding sequence ATGAAATCGGAGCCGACGCTGCTCCTCTCGCGGAGCGAAGTCGCCCAGTTGCTCATGATGCCGGAGTGCATCGATGCCGTGGAAAAGATGTTTCGGCGCCTCGGCGAAGGGAAATTGCCGCCGCCCGGCATTCTCGGGATCAAATCGAAAGAGGGCGGCCTTCACATCAAGGCCGGTCTCCTTCCGGGAGAACGCGATTTCATCGTCGCGAAGCTGAACACAAATTTCCCGCACAATCGCGCCAGGCACGATCTGCCCACAATCCAGGGATTGATCGTGGTCTGCGACGGCGAGAACGGACGTCCGCTGGCGGTGATGGATTCGATCGACATCACCATCAAACGCACCGCCGCCGCTTCCGCCGTCGCTGCGAAATATCTGGCCCGTCCGGATTCTTCCACCGCGACGATCTGCGGCTGCGGCCAGCAAGCCGCCGCGCAAGTGTCCGCGATCTGCGCGGTGCTTCCGCTCCGAAAAATCTACGCGTTCGATGCAGACTTTGCTGCCGCGGAAAATTTCGCCGCCACTCTCACAGCGGAATCCTCCATCTCCATCGAGCCACTTCGTGATCTGTGTTCTGCGCTAGAGCGCAGCGACGTCTGTGTCACCTGTACTACCGCCACTCAATTCTTCGTCAGACGAGAAGACGTTAGGCCCGGCACCTTTATCGCCGCCGTCGGCGCCGACGATAGTCATAAACAGGAAATCGAGCCCGCCCTGATGGCGTCTGCAAAAGTTGTCGCCGACAACCTCGACCAATCCTGCACCATCGGCGATCTCCACCACGCCATCGCCGCCGGCTTGATGCGAAAAGAAGATGTCCATGGGGAGTTGTCCGAACTCGTCGCTGGCAAGAAGCCTGGGCGGGCCGGCGACAACGAGATCACCATCTTCGACAGCACCGGCATCGCTCTCGAAGACGCCGTCGCTGCGGTAGCGGTCTATGAAAAAGCGTGCCGGCAAGGAATCGCGACGCGCTTCGACTTCGTCCAGTAG
- the pepE gene encoding dipeptidase PepE — protein sequence MAVRRILLISNSTLHGRGYLDHAEDEIRDILGPAKRILFFPFALHDRDGYAAKARERFAAMGYELSSAHNAADPRKAVAETDAFFIGGGNTFRLLKALQDSEWLDPIRQRVRGGAPYIGSSAGSNVAGPTIKTTNDMPIVEPRSFEALGLVPFQLNPHFQDPDPNSTHMGETREERIAQFHEENETPVLGLREGAWVRASQGTVLLGGTRGARIFRRGEPPVEKDTGDELSSLVGAPE from the coding sequence ATGGCTGTTCGGCGCATCCTTCTCATTAGTAACTCCACCCTTCACGGACGTGGCTATCTCGACCACGCCGAGGACGAAATCAGAGACATCCTCGGCCCCGCGAAGCGGATCCTGTTTTTTCCATTCGCACTCCACGATCGCGACGGCTACGCGGCCAAAGCCCGCGAACGATTTGCCGCGATGGGTTATGAGCTCAGCTCGGCTCACAACGCGGCCGATCCGCGGAAAGCCGTCGCCGAGACGGATGCATTCTTCATTGGCGGCGGAAACACCTTCCGGCTGCTGAAAGCGCTTCAGGATTCCGAGTGGCTCGACCCGATTCGCCAGCGAGTCAGGGGCGGTGCGCCCTACATTGGCAGCAGCGCCGGCTCGAACGTGGCCGGTCCCACAATCAAGACGACGAACGATATGCCGATCGTGGAGCCACGGAGTTTCGAGGCGCTGGGGCTGGTGCCATTTCAACTCAACCCGCATTTTCAAGATCCTGATCCGAATTCGACGCACATGGGCGAGACCCGCGAGGAACGGATCGCGCAGTTTCACGAGGAAAACGAAACGCCGGTGCTTGGCCTGCGCGAAGGCGCCTGGGTGCGCGCGAGCCAGGGAACCGTTCTCCTCGGCGGAACCAGGGGCGCCCGCATTTTTCGGCGCGGCGAACCGCCCGTCGAAAAAGATACCGGCGACGAACTTTCCAGCCTGGTTGGAGCGCCCGAATGA
- a CDS encoding EamA family transporter has translation MEHPTLIGVSFAQAGLNLGTAYALVCAFFWGLSTVAGRGVMIGIPLRLAASLRIVVGLICMTGILVAYGKLNLPSLWPAAAQAHAGTAIIALILLASISGAVPLLIYFEGLRLTRASTAGYFEMMQTLAAVCITWGFFHAALRPHQIIAGIILIAAVAMVQKSQAVVEVD, from the coding sequence GTGGAACATCCGACGCTCATCGGCGTTTCGTTTGCGCAAGCGGGGTTGAACCTCGGCACGGCCTACGCCCTGGTTTGCGCGTTTTTTTGGGGACTCTCCACCGTGGCGGGCCGCGGCGTCATGATCGGCATCCCACTTCGGCTCGCCGCCAGCCTGCGGATTGTCGTCGGGCTGATCTGTATGACCGGCATTCTCGTTGCGTATGGAAAACTCAACCTCCCATCGCTCTGGCCCGCTGCCGCCCAGGCGCACGCCGGGACCGCGATTATCGCGCTCATTCTCCTCGCATCGATCTCAGGCGCGGTTCCGTTGCTCATCTATTTTGAAGGGCTGCGCCTGACGCGCGCTTCTACCGCCGGTTATTTTGAAATGATGCAAACGCTAGCAGCGGTTTGCATCACTTGGGGTTTCTTTCACGCCGCGCTCCGGCCCCATCAGATCATCGCCGGTATTATTTTAATAGCCGCCGTCGCGATGGTGCAGAAATCTCAGGCCGTCGTCGAAGTCGACTAA
- a CDS encoding DUF2283 domain-containing protein, whose amino-acid sequence MGDKLKLWFYPEADYLEVTFSDAHGYMRPTNSGAVMKRVDEEGKVIGFSVFGVSRFQKDRPLEFELVTGA is encoded by the coding sequence ATGGGCGATAAACTGAAACTCTGGTTCTACCCAGAAGCGGATTACCTCGAAGTGACTTTTTCGGACGCGCACGGCTACATGCGGCCGACAAACAGTGGCGCGGTAATGAAGCGCGTGGACGAGGAAGGCAAGGTGATCGGTTTTAGCGTGTTTGGAGTGAGCCGATTCCAGAAGGATCGCCCGCTTGAATTCGAACTGGTCACGGGAGCGTAG